One Capsicum annuum cultivar UCD-10X-F1 chromosome 2, UCD10Xv1.1, whole genome shotgun sequence genomic window carries:
- the LOC107859483 gene encoding pentatricopeptide repeat-containing protein At4g13650 isoform X4, which produces MMKIIHSLCKYSDCLRKEIWHFQYRKPIRLSNCTFTSCASINSLVLDGCYDEENEYYSSIGHPRVTKDNGYFDYTYYLSLLDSCLSEGSILDAKKLHGKLLKLGFGVDCSVGVRFLDIYIAAGDLSSALKIFDNLPSRIRNVSCWNVFLSGSSRMKRNDVVFNLFSRMIRDGVNPDEFTFSGVLQACGDCKVAFCFRGVEQIHALILRYGLGLQLIVSNRLIDLYSRNGFVDSAKQVFEDMVVRDSSSWVAMLSGFCKSNREEDAILLYKDMRKFGVIPTPYVFSSVISALTKIEAFNLGQQLHASIYRWGYLFNVFVSNALVTLYSRCGYLTLAEKVFVEMPQKDGVTYNSLISGLSLKGFSDKALRLFEKMQSSSLKPDCVTIASLLGACASLGAIQKGRQLHSYATKAGLCSDSIIEGSLLDLYVKCSDIGTAHKFFLGSQMENIVLWNVMLVGYGQMGDLDESFKIFSQMQFKGLHPNQYTYPSILRTCTSVGALYLGEQIHSQVLKTGFWQNVYVCSVLIDMYAKHEKLDAAEKIFWRLNEEDVVSWTSMIAGYAQHDFFVEALKLFRKMQDHGIQSDNIGFASAVSACAGIQALDQGRQIHAQSVVSGFSLDHSIGNALIFLYARCGRIQDAYEASDKIDTKDIISWNGLVSGFAQSGFCEEALKVFSRLHRDGAEANMFTYGSAVSAAANTTNIKQGKQIHARIIKTGYNAETEASNVLITLYAKCGSLVDARKEFLEMQNKNDVSWNAMITGYSQHGRGNDAIELFEEMRHLGVKPNHVTYLGVLSACSHVGLVDKGLCYFNSMSKDYGLMPKLEHYASVVDILGRAGHLLRAMKFVETMPIEPDAMIWRTLLSACIVHKNIEIGEETGHRLLELEPQDSATYVLLSNLYAVLGRWDSRNQTRLLMKDRGVKKEPGRSWIEVKNTIHAFFVGDRLHPLANHIYDFVEELNKRVVKIGYVQDNNSLWSDLELGQKDPTAYIHSEKLAIAFGLLSLPEMIPIRVMKNLRVCSDCHNWIKCVSKVADRAIVVRDAYRFHHFADGECSCNDFCALVSNNWIKNCFMRPPW; this is translated from the exons ATGATGAAAATTATTCATTCCCTTTGCAAGTATTCTGATTGTCTTCGAAAG GAAATTTGGCATTTTCAATATCGAAAACCAATTAGATTGAGCAACTGTACTTTTACTAGTTGTGCAAGTATAAATTCACTGGTTCTTGATGGTTGttatgatgaagaaaatgaatatTACTCATCCATTGGTCATCCACGAGTAACGAAAGATAATGGATATTTCGATTATACGTATTATCTAAGTTTACTAGATAGTTGCTTGAGTGAAGGGTCAATTTTAGATGCAAAGAAACTACATGGGAAGTTGTTGAAATTGGGATTTGGTGTTGACTGTAGTGTTGGTGTTAGGTTTCTTGATATTTATATTGCTGCTGGAGATTTATCTAGTGCATTgaaaatatttgataatttgcCAAGTCGGATTAGAAATGTGTCTTGCTGGAATGTATTTTTGTCTGGTTCTTCACGGATGAAAAGAAATGATGTAGTTTTTAATTTGTTTTCTCGAATGATTAGAGATGGAGTTAATCCGGATGAGTTCACGTTTTCTGGAGTTCTGCAAGCCTGCGGTGATTGCAAGGTTGCATTTTGTTTCCGGGGTGTTGAACAGATTCATGCTTTGATTTTGCGCTATGGTCTTGGCTTGCAGCTTATTGTTTCTAACCGTTTGATTGATTTGTATTCTAGAAATGGATTTGTAGATTCTGCTAAGCAAGTCTTTGAGGATATGGTGGTAAGGGATAGTTCATCTTGGGTTGCCATGTTATCTGGTTTTTGTAAGAGCAACCGAGAAGAAGATGCTATTCTACTATATAAGGATATGCGTAAATTTGGAGTTATTCCGACTCCATATGTTTTCTCTAGTGTTATAAGTGCATTAACAAAGATAGAAGCATTTAATTTGGGGCAACAGCTCCATGCTAGTATCTATAGGTGGGGATATTTATTTAATGTTTTTGTAAGTAATGCCCTTGTTACGTTGTATTCTCGCTGTGGATACTTAACATTGGCCGAAAAAGTATTTGTTGAAATGCCACAGAAGGATGGAGTTACCTATAATTCCCTAATCTCTGGTCTCTCTTTGAAAGGATTCAGTGATAAGGCTCTGCGGTTATTCGAGAAAATGCAGTCAAGTTCGTTAAAACCTGACTGTGTTACAATTGCAAGCCTCTTGGGTGCTTGTGCATCGTTAGGAGCTATTCAGAAGGGAAGACAACTGCATTCTTATGCAACAAAGGCCGGTCTATGCTCAGATAGCATAATTGAAGGTTCTTTACTTGACCTTTATGTTAAGTGCTCTGATATTGGAACAGCCCATAAATTTTTCCTCGGAAGCCAGATGGAAAACATTGTCCTTTGGAATGTGATGCTCGTGGGTTATGGGCAGATGGGTGATTTGGATGAATCGTTCAAAATCTTTTCACAGATGCAGTTTAAAGGGTTACAtcctaatcaatacacatacccCAGTATATTGAGAACCTGTACATCTGTGGGTGCTTTGTATCTTGGAGAACAAATACATAGTCAAGTTTTAAAAACTGGTTTCTGGCAGAATGTTTATGTATGTAGTGTGCTTATAGATATGTATGCCAagcatgaaaaattggatgcAGCGGAGAAAATTTTTTGGCGTCTAAATGAGGAAGATGTTGTATCTTGGACATCTATGATTGCTGGCTATGCTCAGCATGACTTCTTTGTTGAAGCTCTAAAACTTTTTAGAAAAATGCAAGACCATGGTATTCAATCTGATAACATAGGATTTGCAAGTGCAGTCAGTGCATGTGCTGGCATTCAAGCACTTGATCAAGGGAGACAAATCCATGCCCAGTCAGTGGTGTCAGGCTTCTCATTAGATCATTCAATAGGCAATGCGTTGATTTTTCTTTATGCTAGATGTGGCAGAATACAAGATGCATATGAAGCATCTGAcaaaattgatacaaaagatATTATTTCATGGAATGGCTTGGTATCAGGTTTTGCCCAAAGTGGATTTTGTGAAGAGGCATTGAAAGTGTTTTCTAGATTGCACAGAGACGGAGCGGAAGCTAACATGTTCACATATGGGTCTGCTGTTAGTGCCGCTGCTAATACCACTAATATTAAACAGGGGAAGCAGATTCATGCTAGAATAATAAAGACTGGTTATAATGCCGAAACAGAAGCTTCTAATGTCCTGATCACATTGTATGCAAAGTGTGGAAGCCTTGTAGATGCCaggaaagagtttcttgaaatgcaaaataaaaatgatgtgtCGTGGAATGCTATGATAACAGGTTATTCTCAACATGGACGTGGCAATGACGCTATAGAACTGTTTGAGGAGATGAGACATCTTGGTGTGAAACCAAACCATGTCACCTATTTGGGTGTTTTATCAGCGTGTAGCCATGTGGGTTTAGTGGACAAGGGGCTTTGCTATTTCAATTCAATGAGTAAAGATTATGGTTTAATGCCAAAACTAGAACATTATGCATCTGTTGTAGACATTTTAGGACGAGCTGGCCATTTGCTGCGTGCAATGAAGTTTGTGGAGACTATGCCAATAGAACCTGATGCTATGATTTGGAGGACCCTCCTAAGTGCTTGCATAGTTCACAAGAACATTGAAATAGGCGAAGAGACAGGTCACCGCCTCTTAGAATTGGAGCCTCAAGACTCAGCAACTTATGTTTTACTATCAAATCTATATGCAGTTCTTGGAAGATGGGATTCTCGGAACCAGACAAGACTACTGATGAAAGATAGAGGTGTTAAGAAAGAGCCAGGTCGTAGCTGGATTGAAGTTAAAAACACTATCCATGCATTTTTTGTTGGAGATAGACTCCATCCATTAGCAAATCATATCTATGACTTTGTGGAGGAACTAAATAAACGGGTAGTTAAGATTGGTTATGTCCAAGACAATAATAGTCTTTGGAGTGATTTGGAGTTGGGACAAAAAGATCCAACTGCTTATATCCACAGTGAAAAGTTAGCTATTGCCTTTGGACTTCTAAGCTTGCCTGAAATGATTCCCATACGAGTGATGAAGAATCTCCGCGTCTGCAGTGACTGCCACAACTGGATAAAGTGTGTGTCGAAGGTTGCAGATCGAGCCATTGTCGTACGGGATGCATACAGGTTTCATCATTTTGCAGATGGTGAATGTTCTTGCAATGATTTCTG TGCATTAGTTTCAAACAACTGGATCAAAAACTGTTTCATGCGTCCTCCCTGGTGA
- the LOC107859483 gene encoding pentatricopeptide repeat-containing protein At4g13650 isoform X1: MMKIIHSLCKYSDCLRKEIWHFQYRKPIRLSNCTFTSCASINSLVLDGCYDEENEYYSSIGHPRVTKDNGYFDYTYYLSLLDSCLSEGSILDAKKLHGKLLKLGFGVDCSVGVRFLDIYIAAGDLSSALKIFDNLPSRIRNVSCWNVFLSGSSRMKRNDVVFNLFSRMIRDGVNPDEFTFSGVLQACGDCKVAFCFRGVEQIHALILRYGLGLQLIVSNRLIDLYSRNGFVDSAKQVFEDMVVRDSSSWVAMLSGFCKSNREEDAILLYKDMRKFGVIPTPYVFSSVISALTKIEAFNLGQQLHASIYRWGYLFNVFVSNALVTLYSRCGYLTLAEKVFVEMPQKDGVTYNSLISGLSLKGFSDKALRLFEKMQSSSLKPDCVTIASLLGACASLGAIQKGRQLHSYATKAGLCSDSIIEGSLLDLYVKCSDIGTAHKFFLGSQMENIVLWNVMLVGYGQMGDLDESFKIFSQMQFKGLHPNQYTYPSILRTCTSVGALYLGEQIHSQVLKTGFWQNVYVCSVLIDMYAKHEKLDAAEKIFWRLNEEDVVSWTSMIAGYAQHDFFVEALKLFRKMQDHGIQSDNIGFASAVSACAGIQALDQGRQIHAQSVVSGFSLDHSIGNALIFLYARCGRIQDAYEASDKIDTKDIISWNGLVSGFAQSGFCEEALKVFSRLHRDGAEANMFTYGSAVSAAANTTNIKQGKQIHARIIKTGYNAETEASNVLITLYAKCGSLVDARKEFLEMQNKNDVSWNAMITGYSQHGRGNDAIELFEEMRHLGVKPNHVTYLGVLSACSHVGLVDKGLCYFNSMSKDYGLMPKLEHYASVVDILGRAGHLLRAMKFVETMPIEPDAMIWRTLLSACIVHKNIEIGEETGHRLLELEPQDSATYVLLSNLYAVLGRWDSRNQTRLLMKDRGVKKEPGRSWIEVKNTIHAFFVGDRLHPLANHIYDFVEELNKRVVKIGYVQDNNSLWSDLELGQKDPTAYIHSEKLAIAFGLLSLPEMIPIRVMKNLRVCSDCHNWIKCVSKVADRAIVVRDAYRFHHFADGECSCNDFWFVMALVQKSIYLRPFSALVSNNWIKNCFMRPPW; this comes from the exons ATGATGAAAATTATTCATTCCCTTTGCAAGTATTCTGATTGTCTTCGAAAG GAAATTTGGCATTTTCAATATCGAAAACCAATTAGATTGAGCAACTGTACTTTTACTAGTTGTGCAAGTATAAATTCACTGGTTCTTGATGGTTGttatgatgaagaaaatgaatatTACTCATCCATTGGTCATCCACGAGTAACGAAAGATAATGGATATTTCGATTATACGTATTATCTAAGTTTACTAGATAGTTGCTTGAGTGAAGGGTCAATTTTAGATGCAAAGAAACTACATGGGAAGTTGTTGAAATTGGGATTTGGTGTTGACTGTAGTGTTGGTGTTAGGTTTCTTGATATTTATATTGCTGCTGGAGATTTATCTAGTGCATTgaaaatatttgataatttgcCAAGTCGGATTAGAAATGTGTCTTGCTGGAATGTATTTTTGTCTGGTTCTTCACGGATGAAAAGAAATGATGTAGTTTTTAATTTGTTTTCTCGAATGATTAGAGATGGAGTTAATCCGGATGAGTTCACGTTTTCTGGAGTTCTGCAAGCCTGCGGTGATTGCAAGGTTGCATTTTGTTTCCGGGGTGTTGAACAGATTCATGCTTTGATTTTGCGCTATGGTCTTGGCTTGCAGCTTATTGTTTCTAACCGTTTGATTGATTTGTATTCTAGAAATGGATTTGTAGATTCTGCTAAGCAAGTCTTTGAGGATATGGTGGTAAGGGATAGTTCATCTTGGGTTGCCATGTTATCTGGTTTTTGTAAGAGCAACCGAGAAGAAGATGCTATTCTACTATATAAGGATATGCGTAAATTTGGAGTTATTCCGACTCCATATGTTTTCTCTAGTGTTATAAGTGCATTAACAAAGATAGAAGCATTTAATTTGGGGCAACAGCTCCATGCTAGTATCTATAGGTGGGGATATTTATTTAATGTTTTTGTAAGTAATGCCCTTGTTACGTTGTATTCTCGCTGTGGATACTTAACATTGGCCGAAAAAGTATTTGTTGAAATGCCACAGAAGGATGGAGTTACCTATAATTCCCTAATCTCTGGTCTCTCTTTGAAAGGATTCAGTGATAAGGCTCTGCGGTTATTCGAGAAAATGCAGTCAAGTTCGTTAAAACCTGACTGTGTTACAATTGCAAGCCTCTTGGGTGCTTGTGCATCGTTAGGAGCTATTCAGAAGGGAAGACAACTGCATTCTTATGCAACAAAGGCCGGTCTATGCTCAGATAGCATAATTGAAGGTTCTTTACTTGACCTTTATGTTAAGTGCTCTGATATTGGAACAGCCCATAAATTTTTCCTCGGAAGCCAGATGGAAAACATTGTCCTTTGGAATGTGATGCTCGTGGGTTATGGGCAGATGGGTGATTTGGATGAATCGTTCAAAATCTTTTCACAGATGCAGTTTAAAGGGTTACAtcctaatcaatacacatacccCAGTATATTGAGAACCTGTACATCTGTGGGTGCTTTGTATCTTGGAGAACAAATACATAGTCAAGTTTTAAAAACTGGTTTCTGGCAGAATGTTTATGTATGTAGTGTGCTTATAGATATGTATGCCAagcatgaaaaattggatgcAGCGGAGAAAATTTTTTGGCGTCTAAATGAGGAAGATGTTGTATCTTGGACATCTATGATTGCTGGCTATGCTCAGCATGACTTCTTTGTTGAAGCTCTAAAACTTTTTAGAAAAATGCAAGACCATGGTATTCAATCTGATAACATAGGATTTGCAAGTGCAGTCAGTGCATGTGCTGGCATTCAAGCACTTGATCAAGGGAGACAAATCCATGCCCAGTCAGTGGTGTCAGGCTTCTCATTAGATCATTCAATAGGCAATGCGTTGATTTTTCTTTATGCTAGATGTGGCAGAATACAAGATGCATATGAAGCATCTGAcaaaattgatacaaaagatATTATTTCATGGAATGGCTTGGTATCAGGTTTTGCCCAAAGTGGATTTTGTGAAGAGGCATTGAAAGTGTTTTCTAGATTGCACAGAGACGGAGCGGAAGCTAACATGTTCACATATGGGTCTGCTGTTAGTGCCGCTGCTAATACCACTAATATTAAACAGGGGAAGCAGATTCATGCTAGAATAATAAAGACTGGTTATAATGCCGAAACAGAAGCTTCTAATGTCCTGATCACATTGTATGCAAAGTGTGGAAGCCTTGTAGATGCCaggaaagagtttcttgaaatgcaaaataaaaatgatgtgtCGTGGAATGCTATGATAACAGGTTATTCTCAACATGGACGTGGCAATGACGCTATAGAACTGTTTGAGGAGATGAGACATCTTGGTGTGAAACCAAACCATGTCACCTATTTGGGTGTTTTATCAGCGTGTAGCCATGTGGGTTTAGTGGACAAGGGGCTTTGCTATTTCAATTCAATGAGTAAAGATTATGGTTTAATGCCAAAACTAGAACATTATGCATCTGTTGTAGACATTTTAGGACGAGCTGGCCATTTGCTGCGTGCAATGAAGTTTGTGGAGACTATGCCAATAGAACCTGATGCTATGATTTGGAGGACCCTCCTAAGTGCTTGCATAGTTCACAAGAACATTGAAATAGGCGAAGAGACAGGTCACCGCCTCTTAGAATTGGAGCCTCAAGACTCAGCAACTTATGTTTTACTATCAAATCTATATGCAGTTCTTGGAAGATGGGATTCTCGGAACCAGACAAGACTACTGATGAAAGATAGAGGTGTTAAGAAAGAGCCAGGTCGTAGCTGGATTGAAGTTAAAAACACTATCCATGCATTTTTTGTTGGAGATAGACTCCATCCATTAGCAAATCATATCTATGACTTTGTGGAGGAACTAAATAAACGGGTAGTTAAGATTGGTTATGTCCAAGACAATAATAGTCTTTGGAGTGATTTGGAGTTGGGACAAAAAGATCCAACTGCTTATATCCACAGTGAAAAGTTAGCTATTGCCTTTGGACTTCTAAGCTTGCCTGAAATGATTCCCATACGAGTGATGAAGAATCTCCGCGTCTGCAGTGACTGCCACAACTGGATAAAGTGTGTGTCGAAGGTTGCAGATCGAGCCATTGTCGTACGGGATGCATACAGGTTTCATCATTTTGCAGATGGTGAATGTTCTTGCAATGATTTCTG GTTTGTTATGGCCTTGGTTCAGAAGTCAATTTATCTGCGGCCATTCAG TGCATTAGTTTCAAACAACTGGATCAAAAACTGTTTCATGCGTCCTCCCTGGTGA
- the LOC107859483 gene encoding pentatricopeptide repeat-containing protein At4g13650 isoform X3, with the protein MMKIIHSLCKYSDCLRKEIWHFQYRKPIRLSNCTFTSCASINSLVLDGCYDEENEYYSSIGHPRVTKDNGYFDYTYYLSLLDSCLSEGSILDAKKLHGKLLKLGFGVDCSVGVRFLDIYIAAGDLSSALKIFDNLPSRIRNVSCWNVFLSGSSRMKRNDVVFNLFSRMIRDGVNPDEFTFSGVLQACGDCKVAFCFRGVEQIHALILRYGLGLQLIVSNRLIDLYSRNGFVDSAKQVFEDMVVRDSSSWVAMLSGFCKSNREEDAILLYKDMRKFGVIPTPYVFSSVISALTKIEAFNLGQQLHASIYRWGYLFNVFVSNALVTLYSRCGYLTLAEKVFVEMPQKDGVTYNSLISGLSLKGFSDKALRLFEKMQSSSLKPDCVTIASLLGACASLGAIQKGRQLHSYATKAGLCSDSIIEGSLLDLYVKCSDIGTAHKFFLGSQMENIVLWNVMLVGYGQMGDLDESFKIFSQMQFKGLHPNQYTYPSILRTCTSVGALYLGEQIHSQVLKTGFWQNVYVCSVLIDMYAKHEKLDAAEKIFWRLNEEDVVSWTSMIAGYAQHDFFVEALKLFRKMQDHGIQSDNIGFASAVSACAGIQALDQGRQIHAQSVVSGFSLDHSIGNALIFLYARCGRIQDAYEASDKIDTKDIISWNGLVSGFAQSGFCEEALKVFSRLHRDGAEANMFTYGSAVSAAANTTNIKQGKQIHARIIKTGYNAETEASNVLITLYAKCGSLVDARKEFLEMQNKNDVSWNAMITGYSQHGRGNDAIELFEEMRHLGVKPNHVTYLGVLSACSHVGLVDKGLCYFNSMSKDYGLMPKLEHYASVVDILGRAGHLLRAMKFVETMPIEPDAMIWRTLLSACIVHKNIEIGEETGHRLLELEPQDSATYVLLSNLYAVLGRWDSRNQTRLLMKDRGVKKEPGRSWIEVKNTIHAFFVGDRLHPLANHIYDFVEELNKRVVKIGYVQDNNSLWSDLELGQKDPTAYIHSEKLAIAFGLLSLPEMIPIRVMKNLRVCSDCHNWIKCVSKVADRAIVVRDAYRFHHFADGECSCNDFWFVMALVQKSIYLRPFRSTIVLH; encoded by the exons ATGATGAAAATTATTCATTCCCTTTGCAAGTATTCTGATTGTCTTCGAAAG GAAATTTGGCATTTTCAATATCGAAAACCAATTAGATTGAGCAACTGTACTTTTACTAGTTGTGCAAGTATAAATTCACTGGTTCTTGATGGTTGttatgatgaagaaaatgaatatTACTCATCCATTGGTCATCCACGAGTAACGAAAGATAATGGATATTTCGATTATACGTATTATCTAAGTTTACTAGATAGTTGCTTGAGTGAAGGGTCAATTTTAGATGCAAAGAAACTACATGGGAAGTTGTTGAAATTGGGATTTGGTGTTGACTGTAGTGTTGGTGTTAGGTTTCTTGATATTTATATTGCTGCTGGAGATTTATCTAGTGCATTgaaaatatttgataatttgcCAAGTCGGATTAGAAATGTGTCTTGCTGGAATGTATTTTTGTCTGGTTCTTCACGGATGAAAAGAAATGATGTAGTTTTTAATTTGTTTTCTCGAATGATTAGAGATGGAGTTAATCCGGATGAGTTCACGTTTTCTGGAGTTCTGCAAGCCTGCGGTGATTGCAAGGTTGCATTTTGTTTCCGGGGTGTTGAACAGATTCATGCTTTGATTTTGCGCTATGGTCTTGGCTTGCAGCTTATTGTTTCTAACCGTTTGATTGATTTGTATTCTAGAAATGGATTTGTAGATTCTGCTAAGCAAGTCTTTGAGGATATGGTGGTAAGGGATAGTTCATCTTGGGTTGCCATGTTATCTGGTTTTTGTAAGAGCAACCGAGAAGAAGATGCTATTCTACTATATAAGGATATGCGTAAATTTGGAGTTATTCCGACTCCATATGTTTTCTCTAGTGTTATAAGTGCATTAACAAAGATAGAAGCATTTAATTTGGGGCAACAGCTCCATGCTAGTATCTATAGGTGGGGATATTTATTTAATGTTTTTGTAAGTAATGCCCTTGTTACGTTGTATTCTCGCTGTGGATACTTAACATTGGCCGAAAAAGTATTTGTTGAAATGCCACAGAAGGATGGAGTTACCTATAATTCCCTAATCTCTGGTCTCTCTTTGAAAGGATTCAGTGATAAGGCTCTGCGGTTATTCGAGAAAATGCAGTCAAGTTCGTTAAAACCTGACTGTGTTACAATTGCAAGCCTCTTGGGTGCTTGTGCATCGTTAGGAGCTATTCAGAAGGGAAGACAACTGCATTCTTATGCAACAAAGGCCGGTCTATGCTCAGATAGCATAATTGAAGGTTCTTTACTTGACCTTTATGTTAAGTGCTCTGATATTGGAACAGCCCATAAATTTTTCCTCGGAAGCCAGATGGAAAACATTGTCCTTTGGAATGTGATGCTCGTGGGTTATGGGCAGATGGGTGATTTGGATGAATCGTTCAAAATCTTTTCACAGATGCAGTTTAAAGGGTTACAtcctaatcaatacacatacccCAGTATATTGAGAACCTGTACATCTGTGGGTGCTTTGTATCTTGGAGAACAAATACATAGTCAAGTTTTAAAAACTGGTTTCTGGCAGAATGTTTATGTATGTAGTGTGCTTATAGATATGTATGCCAagcatgaaaaattggatgcAGCGGAGAAAATTTTTTGGCGTCTAAATGAGGAAGATGTTGTATCTTGGACATCTATGATTGCTGGCTATGCTCAGCATGACTTCTTTGTTGAAGCTCTAAAACTTTTTAGAAAAATGCAAGACCATGGTATTCAATCTGATAACATAGGATTTGCAAGTGCAGTCAGTGCATGTGCTGGCATTCAAGCACTTGATCAAGGGAGACAAATCCATGCCCAGTCAGTGGTGTCAGGCTTCTCATTAGATCATTCAATAGGCAATGCGTTGATTTTTCTTTATGCTAGATGTGGCAGAATACAAGATGCATATGAAGCATCTGAcaaaattgatacaaaagatATTATTTCATGGAATGGCTTGGTATCAGGTTTTGCCCAAAGTGGATTTTGTGAAGAGGCATTGAAAGTGTTTTCTAGATTGCACAGAGACGGAGCGGAAGCTAACATGTTCACATATGGGTCTGCTGTTAGTGCCGCTGCTAATACCACTAATATTAAACAGGGGAAGCAGATTCATGCTAGAATAATAAAGACTGGTTATAATGCCGAAACAGAAGCTTCTAATGTCCTGATCACATTGTATGCAAAGTGTGGAAGCCTTGTAGATGCCaggaaagagtttcttgaaatgcaaaataaaaatgatgtgtCGTGGAATGCTATGATAACAGGTTATTCTCAACATGGACGTGGCAATGACGCTATAGAACTGTTTGAGGAGATGAGACATCTTGGTGTGAAACCAAACCATGTCACCTATTTGGGTGTTTTATCAGCGTGTAGCCATGTGGGTTTAGTGGACAAGGGGCTTTGCTATTTCAATTCAATGAGTAAAGATTATGGTTTAATGCCAAAACTAGAACATTATGCATCTGTTGTAGACATTTTAGGACGAGCTGGCCATTTGCTGCGTGCAATGAAGTTTGTGGAGACTATGCCAATAGAACCTGATGCTATGATTTGGAGGACCCTCCTAAGTGCTTGCATAGTTCACAAGAACATTGAAATAGGCGAAGAGACAGGTCACCGCCTCTTAGAATTGGAGCCTCAAGACTCAGCAACTTATGTTTTACTATCAAATCTATATGCAGTTCTTGGAAGATGGGATTCTCGGAACCAGACAAGACTACTGATGAAAGATAGAGGTGTTAAGAAAGAGCCAGGTCGTAGCTGGATTGAAGTTAAAAACACTATCCATGCATTTTTTGTTGGAGATAGACTCCATCCATTAGCAAATCATATCTATGACTTTGTGGAGGAACTAAATAAACGGGTAGTTAAGATTGGTTATGTCCAAGACAATAATAGTCTTTGGAGTGATTTGGAGTTGGGACAAAAAGATCCAACTGCTTATATCCACAGTGAAAAGTTAGCTATTGCCTTTGGACTTCTAAGCTTGCCTGAAATGATTCCCATACGAGTGATGAAGAATCTCCGCGTCTGCAGTGACTGCCACAACTGGATAAAGTGTGTGTCGAAGGTTGCAGATCGAGCCATTGTCGTACGGGATGCATACAGGTTTCATCATTTTGCAGATGGTGAATGTTCTTGCAATGATTTCTG GTTTGTTATGGCCTTGGTTCAGAAGTCAATTTATCTGCGGCCATTCAGGTCAACTATAGTCC TGCATTAG